In Populus alba chromosome 9, ASM523922v2, whole genome shotgun sequence, a genomic segment contains:
- the LOC118027723 gene encoding LOW QUALITY PROTEIN: polyamine oxidase 1-like (The sequence of the model RefSeq protein was modified relative to this genomic sequence to represent the inferred CDS: inserted 2 bases in 1 codon), whose product MDSPSRSSVIIIGAGVSGISAGKVLAENGIEDMIILEASDRIGGRIRKENFGGVSAELGAGWIAGVGGKESNPVWELASQSGLRTCFSDYSNARYNIYDRSGKIFPSGVAADSYKKAVDAAIEKLRSLEANLDGEVSEQPCSPKTPIELAIDFILHDFEMAEVEPISTYVDFGEREFLVADDRGYEHLLYKMAENFLFTSEGKILDNRLKLNKVVRELQHSRNGVVVKTEDGCVYEANYVILSASIGVLQSDLISFRPPLPRWKTEAIEKCEVMIYTKIFLKFPFKFWPCGPGKEFFIYAHERRGYYTFWQHMENAYPGSNILVVTLTNGESKRVEAQSDEETLEEAMGVLRDMFGPNIPNATDILVPRWWNNRFQRGSYSNYPIISDNQDVHNIKAPVGRIFFTGEHTSERFSGYVHGGYLAGIDTSKSLLEEMRKQKERESESQAFLLEPLLALTGSLTLTXRQKQSQVYTNVTFLHSSTLVARLAFKKRYYDYMDLLTNPTLMMLTMKIC is encoded by the exons ATGGATTCCCCTTCTCGCTCCTCCGTCATCATCATCGGCGCCGGTGTCTCCG GTATATCTGCGGGAAAGGTATTGGCGGAGAATGGAATAGAGGACATGATAATTTTAGAAGCTTCAGACCGTATCGGTGGTAGGATCCGAAAGGAGAATTTCGGTGGCGTTTCGGCTGAGCTTGGAGCCGGTTGGATCGCCGGAGTTGGTGGTAAAGAATCCAACCCTGTCTGGGAACTTGCTTCTCAATCTGGCCTCCGCACTTGTTTCTCTGATTATAGCAATGCTCGCTATAATATCTATGATCGCAG TGGGAAAATATTTCCCAGTGGAGTAGCGGCAGACTCTTACAAGAAGGCGGTGGACGCAGCAATTGAGAAGCTGAGGAGTCTAGAAGCAAACCTTGACGGTGAAGTTAGTGAACAGCCTTG TTCACCAAAGACGCCCATCGAGCTTGCCattgatttcatccttcatgACTTTGAGATGGCAG AGGTAGAGCCAATATCGACATATGTGGATTTTGGAGAAAGAGAATTTCTGGTAGCAGATGACAGAGGATATGAGCATTTGCTATACAAAATGgctgagaattttctttttacctcTGAGGGCAAAATCTTGGACAACCGTCTCAAACTCAACAAG GTTGTCAGGGAGTTGCAGCACTCGAGAAACGGCGTTGTTGTGAAAACGGAGGATGGTTGTGTGTACGAAGCCAATTATGTGATTTTGTCAGCTAGTATCGGTGTTCTCCAAAGTGACCTCATTTCCTTCAGGCCTCCATTGCCC AGGTGGAAAACAGAGGCCATAGAGAAATGCGAGGTGATGATATATACAAAGATTTTCCTCAAGTTCCCATTTAAATTTTGGCCATGTGGTCCCGGAAAAGAGTTCTTCATCTATGCTCACGAGCGAAGGGGATACTACACCTTCTGGCAG CACATGGAAAATGCATACCCTGGTTCGAATATTTTGGTCGTGACGCTGACTAATGGGGAATCGAAACGTGTTGAAGCTCAATCTGATGAGGAGACGCTGGAGGAAGCTATGGGGGTCCTTAGAGACATGTTTGGACCCAATATACCTAATGCCACGGATATACTAGTGCCCCGCTGGTGGAACAACAGATTCCAGCGTGGCAGCTACAGCAACTACCCCATCATTTCAGATAACCAAGATGTTCATAATATTAAG GCCCCGGTAGGACGCATCTTCTTCACTGGTGAACACACTAGTGAACGATTTAGTGGTTATGTCCATGGCGGATATCTTGCGG GGATTGACACGAGCAAATCACTATTGGAAGAAATGAGAAAACAGAAGGAAAGAGAAAGTGAGAGTCAAGCATTTTTGTTAGAGCCCTTGCTGGCATTGACAGGATCACTAACACTCAC CAGACAGAAGCAGTCCCAAGTCTACACAAATGTGACATTCCTACACAGCTCTACCTTGGTGGCCAGGTTGGCCTTCAAGAAGCGATATTATGACTACATGGACCTACTAACGAATCCAACTTTGATGATGCTAACGATGAAGATATGTTAG
- the LOC118027721 gene encoding pentatricopeptide repeat-containing protein At3g53170 isoform X2, which yields MQPQPLSFTNMSWSLSISTPPSKNLLTGSNGNQDPQFLTIQSSKWCPDPNSTGLQRQSKKELSRILRTEAAIKAIEQKANSKKYNNLWPKAVLEALDDAIKENQWESALKIFELLRKQHWYEPRTKTYTKLLMMLGKCRQPEEGSLLFEVMLSDGLKPTIDVYTALVSAYGKSGQLDKAFSIVVEMKAISECKPDVYTYSILINCCIKLRRFELIRGILAEMSYLGIECSTVTYNIIIDGYGKAKMFEEMENTLTDMIESGSSVPDLFTFNSIIGAYGSSGQIDKMEKWYTEFQLMGLRQDIKTFNILIRSYGKAGMYGKMRSVLEFMEKRFFSASVVTHNIIIETFGKAGDIETMEEYFSKMKHLGIKPNTVTYCSLVSAYSKAGHIMKVDSILRQVENSDVILDTPFFNCVISAYGRAGDIEKMSKLFLEMEGRKCKPDSITFATMIQAYNAQGMIEAAQGMENMMIATRKNSGTRLIGA from the exons ATGCAGCCACAACCCCTTTCCTTCACTAACATGAGCTGGTCACTCTCAATCTCCACCCCACCTTCAAAAAACCTCTTAACAGGATCCAATGGAAACCAAGACCCACAATTTCTTACTATCCAATCCTCTAAATGGTGCCCCGACCCAAATTCAACTGGGCTCCAAAGACAATCCAAGAAGGAGTTGTCTAGGATTCTAAGAACTGAAGCTGCTATAAAAGCTATTGAACAAAAAGCCAACTCCAAGAAATATAATAACCTTTGGCCTAAAGCTGTTTTAGAAGCTCTTGACGACGCTATAAAAGAAAACCAATGGGAATCTGCTCTTAag atttttgaacTTCTTCGCAAGCAACATTGGTACGAGCCGAGAACCAAAACATACACCAAGTTGTTGATGATGCTTGGCAAGTGCAGGCAACCCGAGGAGGGCAGCTTGCTTTTTGAGGTCATGCTGTCTGATGGCCTCAAACCTACAATTGATGTTTATACTGCTCTTGTGAGTGCTTATGGCAAAAGTGGTCAACTTGACAAGGCGTTTTCTATTGTTGTTGAAATGAAAGCAATCTCTGAATGCAAACCAGATGTGTATACATATTCCATACTTATAAACTGTTGCATTAAACTCCGTCGTTTTGAACTCATTCGAGGAATTCTTGCTGAGATGTCATATCTAGGAATTGAATGTAGCACTGTTACGTACAACATTATCATCGATGGATACGGTAAGGCTAAAATGTTTGAAGAAATGGAGAACACATTGACAGATATGATTGAAAGTGGCAGCTCTGTTCCAGATCTTTTCACATTTAATTCCATCATTGGGGCTTATGGGAGCAGTGGGCAGATAGACAAGATGGAGAAGTGGTACACTGAATTTCAGTTAATGGGTCTAAGGCAAGATATTAAGACGTTCAATATCCTGATCAGATCATATGGGAAAGCAGGCATGTATGGCAAGATGAGGTCTGTTTTGGAATTCATGGAGAAAAGGTTCTTTTCTGCATCAGTTGTTACTCATAATATTATCATTGAGACATTTGGAAAGGCCGGGGATATTGAGACCATGGAGGAATACTTCAGCAAAATGAAACATCTAGGAATTAAGCCTAACACTGTCACTTACTGTTCTCTTGTTAGTGCTTACAGTAAAGCTGGGCATATAATGAAGGTTGATTCAATTCTGAGGCAGGTGGAGAACTCTGATGTGATACTAGATACCCCATTCTTCAACTGCGTCATCAGTGCCTATGGTCGAGCAGGTGATATAGAAAAGATGTCCAAGTTGTTTCTGGAAATGGAAGGGAGAAAATGCAAGCCGGACAGCATCACCTTCGCTACCATGATTCAAGCCTACAACGCGCAAGGCATGATTGAAGCTGCGCAAGGCATGGAGAATATGATGATTGCAACCAGGAAGAATTCAG GAACTAGGTTGATTGGGGCCTAG
- the LOC118027721 gene encoding pentatricopeptide repeat-containing protein At3g53170 isoform X1 produces the protein MQPQPLSFTNMSWSLSISTPPSKNLLTGSNGNQDPQFLTIQSSKWCPDPNSTGLQRQSKKELSRILRTEAAIKAIEQKANSKKYNNLWPKAVLEALDDAIKENQWESALKIFELLRKQHWYEPRTKTYTKLLMMLGKCRQPEEGSLLFEVMLSDGLKPTIDVYTALVSAYGKSGQLDKAFSIVVEMKAISECKPDVYTYSILINCCIKLRRFELIRGILAEMSYLGIECSTVTYNIIIDGYGKAKMFEEMENTLTDMIESGSSVPDLFTFNSIIGAYGSSGQIDKMEKWYTEFQLMGLRQDIKTFNILIRSYGKAGMYGKMRSVLEFMEKRFFSASVVTHNIIIETFGKAGDIETMEEYFSKMKHLGIKPNTVTYCSLVSAYSKAGHIMKVDSILRQVENSDVILDTPFFNCVISAYGRAGDIEKMSKLFLEMEGRKCKPDSITFATMIQAYNAQGMIEAAQGMENMMIATRKNSGMRDGFPTF, from the exons ATGCAGCCACAACCCCTTTCCTTCACTAACATGAGCTGGTCACTCTCAATCTCCACCCCACCTTCAAAAAACCTCTTAACAGGATCCAATGGAAACCAAGACCCACAATTTCTTACTATCCAATCCTCTAAATGGTGCCCCGACCCAAATTCAACTGGGCTCCAAAGACAATCCAAGAAGGAGTTGTCTAGGATTCTAAGAACTGAAGCTGCTATAAAAGCTATTGAACAAAAAGCCAACTCCAAGAAATATAATAACCTTTGGCCTAAAGCTGTTTTAGAAGCTCTTGACGACGCTATAAAAGAAAACCAATGGGAATCTGCTCTTAag atttttgaacTTCTTCGCAAGCAACATTGGTACGAGCCGAGAACCAAAACATACACCAAGTTGTTGATGATGCTTGGCAAGTGCAGGCAACCCGAGGAGGGCAGCTTGCTTTTTGAGGTCATGCTGTCTGATGGCCTCAAACCTACAATTGATGTTTATACTGCTCTTGTGAGTGCTTATGGCAAAAGTGGTCAACTTGACAAGGCGTTTTCTATTGTTGTTGAAATGAAAGCAATCTCTGAATGCAAACCAGATGTGTATACATATTCCATACTTATAAACTGTTGCATTAAACTCCGTCGTTTTGAACTCATTCGAGGAATTCTTGCTGAGATGTCATATCTAGGAATTGAATGTAGCACTGTTACGTACAACATTATCATCGATGGATACGGTAAGGCTAAAATGTTTGAAGAAATGGAGAACACATTGACAGATATGATTGAAAGTGGCAGCTCTGTTCCAGATCTTTTCACATTTAATTCCATCATTGGGGCTTATGGGAGCAGTGGGCAGATAGACAAGATGGAGAAGTGGTACACTGAATTTCAGTTAATGGGTCTAAGGCAAGATATTAAGACGTTCAATATCCTGATCAGATCATATGGGAAAGCAGGCATGTATGGCAAGATGAGGTCTGTTTTGGAATTCATGGAGAAAAGGTTCTTTTCTGCATCAGTTGTTACTCATAATATTATCATTGAGACATTTGGAAAGGCCGGGGATATTGAGACCATGGAGGAATACTTCAGCAAAATGAAACATCTAGGAATTAAGCCTAACACTGTCACTTACTGTTCTCTTGTTAGTGCTTACAGTAAAGCTGGGCATATAATGAAGGTTGATTCAATTCTGAGGCAGGTGGAGAACTCTGATGTGATACTAGATACCCCATTCTTCAACTGCGTCATCAGTGCCTATGGTCGAGCAGGTGATATAGAAAAGATGTCCAAGTTGTTTCTGGAAATGGAAGGGAGAAAATGCAAGCCGGACAGCATCACCTTCGCTACCATGATTCAAGCCTACAACGCGCAAGGCATGATTGAAGCTGCGCAAGGCATGGAGAATATGATGATTGCAACCAGGAAGAATTCAGGTATGCGTGATGGCTTCCCTACTTTCTAG
- the LOC118027720 gene encoding cycloartenol-C-24-methyltransferase: protein MSKAGALDLATGLGGKIDKSDVLTAVEKYEKYHVCYGGDEEERKANYSDMVNKYYDLVTSFYEFGWGESFHFAPRFKGESLRESIKRHEHFLALQLGLKPGQKVLDVGCGIGGPLREIARFSSTSVTGLNNNEYQISRGKELNRIAGVDGTCDFVKGDFMKMPFPDNIFDAVYAIEATCHAPDAYGCYSEIYRVLKPGQCFAAYEWCMTDSFDPHNQEHQKIKAEIEIGDGLPDIRLTGQCIDALKKAGFEVMWSKDLAVGSPVPWYLPLDTSHFSLSSFRLTAVGRFFTKNMVKALEFVGLAPKGSQRVQDFLEKAAEGLVGGGRKEIFTPLFFFVARKPYSGSQ from the exons ATGTCGAAAGCTGGTGCATTGGATCTCGCTACTGGTCTTGGAGGAAAGATCGATAAAAGTGATGTTCTCACTGCTGTCGAGAA GTATGAGAAGTATCATGTCTGTTATGGAGGTGATGAGGAAGAGAGAAAAGCCAACTACTCTGACATG gttaataaatattatgatcTTGTTACCAGCTTTTATGAGTTTGGCTGGGGGGAGTCTTTCCATTTTGCTCCTAG ATTCAAAGGGGAGTCTCTTCGCGAGAGCATCAAGCGACATGAACACTTTCTCGCATTACAACTTGGCCTGAAACCTGGACAGAAG GTGTTGGATGTAGGATGTGGAATTGGTGGGCCTTTAAGAGAAATTGCTCGATTCAG CTCAACATCAGTAACAGGGTTGAACAACAATGAGTATCAGATATCAAGGGGAAAG GAACTAAATCGCATTGCAGGAGTTGACGGGACCTGTGATTTTGTGAAG GGTGATTTCATGAAAATGCCATTCCCTGATAACATTTTTGATGCTGTATATGCAATTGAAGCTACCTGCCATGCACCAGATGCA TATGGATGCTACAGTGAGATTTACAGGGTATTGAAGCCAGGACAATGTTTTGCTGCATATGAGTGGTGCATGACTGATTCTTTCGATCCACATAACCAAgaacatcaaaaaattaag GCAGAAATAGAGATTGGCGATGGCCTTCCAGACATCAGGTTGACTGGACAATGCATTGATGCTCTAAAGAAAGCTGGTTTTGAG GTCATGTGGTCAAAAGATCTTGCAGTGGGCTCACCTGTGCCATGGTACTTGCCTTTGGACACAAGTCACTTCTCACTGAGTAGCTTCCGTTTAACAGCTGTTGGGAGATTCTTTACAAAAAATATG GTCAAAGCACTGGAATTTGTAGGACTTGCTCCCAAAGGAAGTCAAAGGGTTCAAGATTTTCTTGAGAAGGCTGCAGAGGGATTAGTTGGAGGTGGAAG GAAGGAGATTTTCACCCCGCTGTTTTTCTTCGTGGCTCGGAAGCCATATTCAGGGAGCCAGTGA